One Glutamicibacter halophytocola DNA segment encodes these proteins:
- a CDS encoding IS1249 family transposase has translation MDFVPIGVTLKRKNTHLCSICQSPQKKNGKRNGKQRWRCISCNASTTHQRPDTTQRNVLIGFVNWLLSKQTQADHAGGTGRTFRYQTQWCWDVYPYLNQTGEVFDEIQVDGIYLRPGWCLLIAIANGKVIGWQWCDHEKSAAWIALLKHFPQPKVVVTDGGSGLLKALKMLWPGVEVQRCLVHIQRTIRTYLTLKPRMEAGKSLRHLSLQLTRIKDQDEAACWAAALAEWQSKYQYLLDERTYAKDWAGPWPRGISQSRKSWPTHERLLKAYNAMNSVLKRGHLFTYLKPELIGLGVSTTTNMIEGAINSGIREMIRLHRGMPIEHRRRACEWFCWTHADSLERPALPLIIKESELLLKEREVARKPVPYLVGPEVYGTASIAEEGLYARAGWGGRSR, from the coding sequence ATGGATTTCGTTCCCATAGGTGTGACCCTTAAGAGAAAAAACACCCACCTATGTAGTATCTGCCAAAGTCCCCAAAAGAAGAACGGGAAACGCAACGGCAAGCAACGATGGCGATGCATTAGCTGCAATGCCTCGACCACTCATCAACGACCAGATACGACCCAACGCAACGTCCTCATCGGCTTCGTCAACTGGCTGCTGAGCAAGCAAACCCAAGCCGACCACGCTGGCGGCACTGGCAGGACCTTCCGCTACCAAACCCAGTGGTGCTGGGACGTGTATCCGTACCTGAACCAGACCGGCGAAGTCTTTGACGAGATCCAGGTCGACGGGATCTACCTGCGCCCAGGCTGGTGCCTTCTCATCGCTATCGCCAACGGCAAAGTCATCGGCTGGCAATGGTGCGACCACGAAAAATCAGCTGCTTGGATTGCGCTGCTCAAACACTTCCCACAACCGAAAGTCGTTGTCACCGACGGTGGCTCAGGACTGCTCAAAGCGCTGAAAATGCTCTGGCCCGGAGTGGAAGTCCAACGATGCCTAGTGCATATCCAACGCACCATACGCACGTACCTGACCCTGAAGCCACGAATGGAAGCAGGCAAGTCACTACGGCATTTGAGCTTGCAATTGACCAGGATCAAAGACCAGGACGAAGCCGCCTGTTGGGCGGCTGCCTTAGCTGAATGGCAGTCAAAGTATCAGTATCTGCTCGATGAGCGCACCTACGCCAAAGACTGGGCTGGGCCCTGGCCCAGAGGCATCAGTCAGTCCCGGAAGTCCTGGCCGACCCACGAGCGATTGCTCAAGGCTTATAACGCAATGAACTCTGTTTTGAAGCGTGGCCATCTGTTCACGTATCTGAAGCCGGAGCTCATTGGTCTTGGCGTCAGTACGACAACGAACATGATTGAAGGAGCGATTAATTCCGGGATCAGAGAGATGATTAGGCTCCACCGTGGCATGCCCATTGAGCATCGCCGGCGTGCGTGTGAATGGTTTTGCTGGACGCACGCGGATTCGTTGGAACGTCCGGCGCTGCCTTTGATCATCAAGGAATCAGAGCTCTTGTTGAAGGAGCGGGAGGTGGCCAGGAAACCTGTTCCGTACCTGGTTGGTCCTGAGGTTTATGGCACTGCTTCTATTGCTGAGGAGGGTCTTTATGCTCGGGCTGGTTGGGGTGGGCGTAGCCGCTAA